AGCTCCGCTCGAGGTTGAGGAAGACGAAGTCCAGGAGGGGATTGCGCGCCAGTTCACGCCCGCCTTCGACGGTGTACCGCGGTGGGCCCCTCTGGCCGCGCGCGCCTGGGCCCGCCCCCGGCTCCGCTCCCGGCCCCGCCCCGGGTGCCGCTGCCGCTCCTGGCCCGCCACCCCCGGCGAACTCCGGCGGGACGAACACCCCGAAGGCGGCCAGGTTGCGCTCCCAGAGCCCGATCGTGCTGGTCGCGCGCGCGACCTCCGCCTCCGCCCGCCCGGCGTGAGCGCGCCCCACCGCGAGCGCCTCCGGCGACGTGACGATGAAGAACCGGAACCCCTGGTCGAGGCGCTCACCGATGTCGTCGGGTCCGGCCGTGATGCCGCACGCCACGCCGGCCGCCAGGCACTCTGCCAGGACGGTCTGGATGGCGGCCTCCACCGCCTCCATGTCCCCCTCGTAGGCGCGCCGCAGGTCGCCCGGGCCGGGGATCACCACGCTCACCCCGGGGGTGCGCACGATCTCGGCCGCGCGTTCGATCCCCACCCGGTCCTCGATGAGAAGGATGTTCACCAGGTTGCCGTCCGGGTTGCCCGGCCACCCCGCGTCGCCGAGCGCCCCCACCGCCAGCTCCGCCTCCTCGACGCTCTCCACGTGCGGGTAGACGATCGAATGGGCGCCGGCATCCAGCCCCGCCCGCGCGCGCACCCGGGCCGAGTCGGCCCCGTCCCGGATGGGCGGGATGCGCAACGCCACCGGCTGGGGCGCGTACTCGCCCGCCCCCTCGCGCATCCCTCCCATGTACGCCTCCATGGCGGGGATGTCGAAGGGCCCGGACTCCAGCGAGTAGAAGACGAAGTCGACCTCGCGGTTGCGCGCCATGCGTGCGCCCTGCCCGGGCGTGTGCTCGCCGGAGAAGATGCCGAAGACGGGCTGGCCGGTCGCGAGCAGATCGACCATCGGGTTGGCCCCGGTTGCGGAGGCCGCGGTCTGCTCCTGCGTACCGGGCGCATCCCCGGAGGGTGCGCACGACGCGACCGCCGCCGCTATGGCGAGAAGGAGGGTCGCGGACAGACCGCGGGAGCCGGACGAGGGTCGGAGCGGGCGCATGGGACGATCCTCCTGAGCGGGGACGGGGATGGCTGACGCGCCAAGGCGACCACGGCGCGTCGCACGGGCACGCATGACGCATCATGCATGCGCGGGCGGCCGAAATGCCAGTAACGGCCCGCTCCCCGCCGGGCACCTACCGCCGTGCTCAACACTATGGCATCTTCCGAAGTCCTTGCCGTGGAGCCGGGAGGCTCCGAGGAACGACGGCCCGCAACCCGAGCATCCTTCAGCAGCCATCCTCATCGCGTTGCCCACTACCTTCCGCCGAGCCTCCGCTAGCGATCCCGCGCGAGCCCCTTCCCGCCTGACCGGCAGTCCGCGGATGAATCCGCGCGTGCACGAAGAGCGGCGAGGCGCCGGGCTGCCAGGGCGATTTGCCCGGGCCGCGTGGTCGGCTCTCACACCTCTTCTGCTCACGGTTCTCGCGGCCGCGCCCTCGCGCGCCGCAGCCCAGGAAGCCCCACCCGTCGAAAGGCCGAACGTCTTCTTCGACTGCTCCGGTCCCAGGTGCGATTTCGACTACTATCGAACCGAGATCGACTGGGTGAACTGGGTGCGCGTGCCCGATGCAGCCGATGTCCACGTGATCATTACCAGCCTGGGCACCGGAAGCGGAGGCAGGGAGTTCCGATTCGACTACCTCGGCTACGGTCCCTACGAAGGCTACGAGTCCGCGGTGCGGTACCAGTCGTTCCCCACCGACACCGGACGCGAACAGCTCGACGGGGTCGCCCACGCACTGGGCGTCGGTTTGGCGAGCTTTGCCAGCAGCGCCGGCTTTCGCGACATCGTGACGCTGGTAAGCGCCGAGCCGCGGGACATTACGGGTGAGCGCGTGGTCTCACGCTCGGAGGTCGAGGATCCGTGGGATCTCTGGGTATTCCGCATCAACGGGAGCGGAGAATTCGACGGTGAGTCAACCCGCACGAGAACGCAGAGCTCCGGCAGCTTTTCGGTATCCCGGGTGACCCCGACGTGGAAGGTGCGCACCAACCTCCGAGGTAGCTACAACCGGCTCAACGTAGAGCTCGACGACGGCGATTTCTCGGACACCAGGGTCGACTGGAACTTCAATCAGACCGCCGTCTACTCGCTCGCCGACCACTGGTCCACCGGGATGCAGTTGCAGTCCGCGCGCACGACCCGGTTCAACCAGCGTGTCCGGGTCGAGCTGACCCCGGTTATCGAGTACAGCTTTTTCCCGTACGAGGAAGCGACGCGGCGCTCGCTGACCGCTTCCTATCGCATCG
This genomic stretch from Gammaproteobacteria bacterium harbors:
- a CDS encoding aldolase/citrate lyase family protein, with the protein product MRPLRPSSGSRGLSATLLLAIAAAVASCAPSGDAPGTQEQTAASATGANPMVDLLATGQPVFGIFSGEHTPGQGARMARNREVDFVFYSLESGPFDIPAMEAYMGGMREGAGEYAPQPVALRIPPIRDGADSARVRARAGLDAGAHSIVYPHVESVEEAELAVGALGDAGWPGNPDGNLVNILLIEDRVGIERAAEIVRTPGVSVVIPGPGDLRRAYEGDMEAVEAAIQTVLAECLAAGVACGITAGPDDIGERLDQGFRFFIVTSPEALAVGRAHAGRAEAEVARATSTIGLWERNLAAFGVFVPPEFAGGGGPGAAAAPGAGPGAEPGAGPGARGQRGPPRYTVEGGRELARNPLLDFVFLNLERSYDPAAVEAIATGLRSPGAVGRKTLLVRIPSIEQDGEEATRARVREALELGADGVVLPHVRNVAEARAAVSFFEDTGADVWSPANPDGTVIAMLMVEDPDAVAEAAAIADVPGYSVLACGIGSLTGALGGDREAAEQGNQAVLAEATRAGLADMITANAGDIGQRVGEGFLGLLMQVGGAEEAIRLGRQAAGR